The following proteins come from a genomic window of Dreissena polymorpha isolate Duluth1 chromosome 1, UMN_Dpol_1.0, whole genome shotgun sequence:
- the LOC127852964 gene encoding uncharacterized protein LOC127852964 — protein MTTQSLCMHVNRNKRKKSYLNNREMYKASYNKELNHLFIICLFCQQILVGSRYQVQWGNGRQVTQVVVLATGSQKEMKARETEEAQNPSVAVAAPAAQLTKPPVKRPRVKKNEKREGVGAHGCCRPGTGGSADRSCGSARPCCCCAASDGVPNCTRSYYAVSGGFRRGCAIITGDCACPECTGSNYAVDALQTLYHHVVSSEPSPPQETVVDLSTLGLPEEEVRRIHEESNNAGHFACLLVRKVFPELFGPGNLRSLYNWNGNGQKKKLALNETRRKAVSSAVLGYHPEVRGPGPFQDWVIIKVNEMLRRNDKRPLASRQLNIDTPLLDGYMTYMNSDNM, from the exons ATGACCACTCAATCCTTGTGCATGCATGTAAATAGGAATAAACGAAAGaaatcttatttaaataatagAGAAATGTACAAAGCAAGCTATAATAAAGAATTGAATCATTTGTTTATTATCTGTTTATTTTGTCAGCAGATCTTGGTGGGTAGCAGATACCAAGTGCAGTGGGGAAACGGCAGACAGGTAACCCAAGTAGTCGTTCTGGCGACGGGTTCACAAAAAGAAATGAAAGCCCGGGAGACTGAAGAGGCACAGAATCCCTCAGTGGCCGTGGCCGCTCCAGCCGCCCAGTTGACTAAACCACCGGTAAAACGACCCAGggttaaaaaaaacgaaaaaagggAAGGAGTTGGCGCGCATGGTTGCTGTAGGCCAGGGACAGGTGGCAGCGCCGATCGGTCCTGTGGGAGTGCCCGCCCCTGTTGCTGTTGCGCTGCCAGCGACGGTGTCCCCAATTGTACCCGCTCCTACTACGCCGTCAGTGGAGGTTTCCGTCGCGGTTGCGCCATCATTACGGGTGACTGCGCCTGCCCCGAGTGTACCGGCTCCAACTACGCC GTGGATGCATTACAAACCCTCTACCACCATGTGGTTTCGTCGGAACCGTCACCTCCACAAGAGACAGTGGTAGACTTGTCCACGCTAGGACTACCGGAGGAAGAGGTCCGGAGAATTCACGAGGAGAGCAACAACGCGGGCCACTTTGCATGCCTGCTTGTGAGGAAAGTGTTCCCCGAGCTCTTTGGGCCCGGAAATCTTCGCTCCCTATACAACTGGAACGGCAATGGCCAAAAGAAGAAGTTGGCACTGAACGAAACCCGGCGGAAAGCTGTCAGCAGTGCAGTATTGGGCTATCACCCAGAAGTGCGGGGTCCAGGGCCATTTCAGGATTGGGTAATTATAAAGGTGAATGAAATGTTGCGGAGGAATGATAAGAGGCCGCTGGCGAGCAGACAGCTCAACATCGACACGCCACTTTTGGATGGGTACATGACCTACATGAACAGTGATAACATGTAA